In Pseudomonas poae, a single genomic region encodes these proteins:
- a CDS encoding DUF2066 domain-containing protein, with the protein MRLCKFFFVGCLSLVSLASHAETLNGLYQVLEPVSSQSPQERDQATQRAVQTLVIRLTGDAKAADGPGLAAVRKDPQQIISQYGYDAGPPESLQVDFDPVSTDRALREAGLSIWGSNRPSILGWWLNDSTDGSSLVGDGQAVAQALRRAAQHRGLPLRLPLGDLEEQVVATAPNLESADATPLRAASERYGADALLAVHARQEGNQWQAKWRLWLGDKSEQGTAQGADTGAVADAVMLAVSQKLAPRFAVKPGVSTEQLLEVQGMTLERYAALGHLLEPFGGQPQRVDGNRIVYRVNGSADQLRTQLSLAKLQEVPAGESPAPQPVVEGAQAPAAPEPQAQLRFHW; encoded by the coding sequence ATGCGTCTGTGTAAATTCTTCTTTGTGGGCTGCTTGTCGTTGGTCAGCCTGGCGAGTCATGCCGAAACCCTCAATGGCCTGTATCAAGTTCTGGAACCTGTCAGCAGCCAGTCGCCCCAAGAGCGCGACCAGGCCACCCAGCGTGCCGTGCAAACCCTGGTGATCCGCCTGACCGGTGACGCCAAGGCCGCCGATGGCCCAGGCCTGGCGGCGGTACGCAAGGACCCGCAACAAATCATCAGCCAGTACGGCTACGACGCAGGACCGCCCGAAAGCCTGCAGGTGGATTTTGACCCAGTCAGCACTGATCGCGCCTTGCGTGAAGCCGGCCTGTCGATCTGGGGCAGCAATCGTCCGTCGATTCTCGGCTGGTGGCTGAACGATTCCACTGACGGCAGCAGCCTGGTGGGCGATGGCCAGGCTGTCGCGCAAGCACTGCGCCGCGCGGCACAACACCGCGGCTTGCCGCTGCGCCTGCCGTTGGGTGACCTGGAAGAGCAGGTCGTCGCCACCGCACCCAATCTTGAAAGTGCCGATGCCACGCCACTGCGTGCGGCATCCGAACGTTACGGCGCCGATGCGTTGCTGGCCGTGCATGCGCGCCAGGAAGGCAATCAATGGCAAGCCAAGTGGCGCTTGTGGCTGGGCGACAAGAGCGAGCAGGGCACTGCCCAAGGCGCTGACACTGGCGCCGTGGCCGATGCGGTGATGCTGGCGGTCAGCCAGAAGTTGGCGCCGCGCTTTGCAGTCAAGCCGGGTGTCAGCACTGAACAGTTGCTGGAAGTGCAGGGCATGACCCTTGAGCGTTACGCCGCGCTGGGTCATCTGCTCGAGCCTTTTGGCGGCCAGCCCCAACGGGTAGACGGCAACCGCATTGTGTATCGCGTCAATGGCAGCGCCGATCAACTACGTACTCAATTGAGCCTGGCCAAGTTGCAGGAGGTGCCCGCAGGTGAATCGCCGGCTCCACAACCGGTGGTAGAGGGCGCTCAGGCACCTGCCGCACCTGAACCCCAGGCGCAACTGCGTTTTCATTGGTAA
- a CDS encoding AI-2E family transporter has translation MADTRRWVWLGGIVLLCGFVFLLHSILTPFLVALLLAYLFDPVVDRLEKAGLSRTLGVVAVFALFTLIITALVLVLVPMLAKQLFRLYELAPQMLDWLQHTAMPWAQAKLGLSEGFWKFDRVKAAISEHMGQTTDIVGVVLSQATASSLALIGWLTNLVLIPVVAFYLLRDWDIMMAKIRSLLPRNREEQIVSLAGECHEVLGAFVRGQLLVMLALGIIYAAGLMAIGLELGLLIGLIAGLAAIVPYMGFVIGIGAALVAGLFQFGGDLYPMLGIVAVFMVGQALEGMVLTPLLVGDRIGLHPVAVIFAILAGGELFGFTGILLALPVAAVIMVLVRHVHDLYKDSDVYTGVEDPDL, from the coding sequence ATGGCGGATACGCGTCGTTGGGTGTGGCTTGGCGGGATTGTCCTGCTGTGTGGTTTTGTGTTTTTGCTGCATTCGATCCTGACGCCGTTCCTGGTTGCGTTACTGCTGGCCTATCTGTTCGATCCGGTGGTGGATCGCCTGGAAAAAGCCGGCCTGTCGCGTACCTTGGGTGTGGTGGCGGTGTTCGCCTTGTTTACCTTGATCATCACGGCATTGGTGTTGGTGTTGGTGCCGATGCTGGCCAAGCAACTGTTTCGCCTCTATGAATTGGCGCCGCAGATGCTCGATTGGTTGCAGCACACGGCAATGCCGTGGGCGCAGGCCAAGCTGGGGTTGTCGGAAGGGTTCTGGAAGTTCGACAGGGTCAAGGCGGCCATCAGCGAGCACATGGGCCAGACCACCGACATCGTCGGTGTGGTGCTCAGCCAGGCCACTGCATCCAGCCTGGCGCTGATCGGCTGGTTGACCAACCTCGTATTGATCCCGGTGGTGGCGTTCTACCTGCTGCGCGACTGGGACATCATGATGGCCAAGATCCGCAGCCTGCTGCCGCGTAACCGTGAGGAGCAAATCGTCTCCCTGGCCGGAGAGTGTCATGAGGTGCTGGGCGCGTTCGTGCGTGGCCAGTTGCTGGTGATGTTGGCGCTGGGGATCATCTACGCAGCGGGCCTGATGGCAATCGGCCTGGAGCTGGGCCTGTTGATCGGCTTGATCGCTGGCCTGGCGGCTATCGTGCCGTACATGGGCTTTGTGATCGGTATCGGCGCGGCCTTGGTGGCCGGGTTGTTCCAGTTCGGTGGCGACTTGTACCCGATGCTCGGTATTGTCGCGGTGTTCATGGTTGGCCAGGCGTTGGAAGGCATGGTGCTGACGCCGTTGTTGGTGGGGGACCGGATTGGTCTGCACCCGGTGGCGGTGATCTTCGCGATCCTGGCGGGCGGTGAGCTGTTTGGGTTTACTGGCATCTTGCTGGCACTGCCGGTAGCGGCGGTGATCATGGTGCTGGTGCGCCATGTGCACGATCTGTACAAGGATTCGGATGTGTACACCGGGGTTGAAGACCCCGACCTGTAA
- a CDS encoding DnaA regulatory inactivator Hda, producing MKPIQLPLGVRLRDDATFINYYPGANAAALGYVERLCEADAGWTESLIYLWGKHGVGRTHLLQAACLRFEQMGEPAVYLPLAELMDRGIGIFDHLEQYELVCLDDLQAIAGKAEWEEALFHLFNRLRDSGRRLLIAASTSPRELPIKLADLKSRMTLALIFQMRPLSDEDKLRALQLRASRRGLHLTDEVGHFILTRGTRSMSALFDLLEQLDQASLQAQRKLTIPFLKETLGW from the coding sequence ATGAAACCGATTCAGCTGCCCTTAGGTGTGCGTCTGCGTGATGACGCCACCTTTATCAACTACTACCCAGGCGCCAATGCCGCTGCACTCGGCTATGTCGAGCGGCTATGCGAAGCCGACGCCGGGTGGACCGAAAGCCTGATCTACCTATGGGGCAAGCACGGCGTAGGGCGTACCCACCTGTTGCAGGCTGCGTGCCTGCGTTTCGAGCAGATGGGCGAGCCGGCGGTCTACCTGCCTCTGGCAGAGCTGATGGACCGTGGCATTGGGATCTTCGACCATCTTGAGCAATACGAACTGGTCTGCCTGGATGACCTGCAGGCCATCGCTGGCAAGGCGGAATGGGAAGAAGCGCTGTTTCACCTGTTCAATCGCCTGCGTGACAGCGGTCGGCGCTTGCTGATTGCGGCATCGACCTCGCCGCGAGAGTTACCGATCAAGCTGGCCGACCTCAAGTCGAGGATGACCCTGGCGCTGATCTTCCAAATGCGCCCGCTGTCCGACGAAGACAAACTGCGTGCCCTGCAGTTGCGTGCTTCTCGTCGCGGCCTGCACCTCACCGACGAAGTCGGGCACTTTATCCTCACCCGCGGCACCCGCAGCATGAGCGCGTTGTTCGATTTGCTCGAACAGCTCGACCAGGCGTCTTTGCAGGCCCAGCGCAAGCTGACCATTCCCTTCCTGAAAGAAACCCTCGGCTGGTAA
- a CDS encoding peptidase P60, whose protein sequence is MLNRFAPLVPLALVTLLFGCASHPQQVAEQQKSQQQSQAKFVASQSSTVYEEEVATETELANFAGSKPYQLPVLADSILERGMSLIGTRYRFGGTSEAGFDCSGFIGYLFREEAGMNLPRSTREMINVNAPLVARNNLKPGDLLFFSTAGRGRVSHAGIYLGDNQFIHSSSRRSGGVRVDNLGDSYWSKTFIEAKRALAMAPTTVTASK, encoded by the coding sequence ATGCTAAATCGCTTCGCACCCCTCGTGCCTCTCGCACTCGTTACCCTGTTGTTTGGTTGCGCCTCCCACCCTCAGCAAGTGGCAGAGCAGCAAAAATCCCAGCAACAGTCCCAGGCAAAATTCGTCGCTTCCCAATCTTCGACTGTTTATGAAGAAGAAGTGGCAACCGAGACAGAACTGGCCAACTTTGCCGGCAGCAAGCCTTATCAGCTTCCAGTTCTGGCCGACAGCATCCTCGAACGCGGCATGTCCCTGATCGGTACCCGTTACCGTTTCGGCGGTACCTCCGAAGCCGGTTTCGACTGCAGCGGTTTCATCGGGTACCTGTTTCGTGAAGAAGCTGGCATGAACCTGCCGCGCTCCACTCGCGAAATGATCAACGTGAATGCACCGTTGGTCGCACGCAACAACCTCAAGCCCGGTGATCTGCTTTTCTTTAGTACTGCTGGTCGTGGCCGTGTGAGCCATGCCGGTATCTACTTGGGCGATAACCAGTTTATCCACTCCAGCAGCCGTCGCAGTGGCGGTGTTCGAGTCGACAACCTGGGTGACAGCTACTGGAGTAAAACCTTCATCGAAGCCAAGCGCGCACTCGCCATGGCCCCGACTACGGTTACCGCTAGCAAGTAA
- a CDS encoding peptidoglycan endopeptidase has protein sequence MSTSARLILILCAALISACASRPPPAPVAVKPKPVFNYSTQNYSPAAEDVLFRALGLVGTPYRWGGNTPDSGFDCSGLIGFVFRDAAGISLPRTTRELIVMRAQDVSEQNLQTGDLLFFATGGGSQVSHAGIYVGEGRFVHAPQTGGTVKLDTLSKAYWQNAYLSAKRVLPGNLARNP, from the coding sequence ATGTCGACCTCGGCCCGCCTGATCCTTATTCTCTGCGCCGCGCTCATCAGCGCCTGCGCAAGCCGTCCCCCACCCGCGCCCGTGGCCGTCAAGCCGAAGCCGGTGTTCAACTATTCCACCCAGAATTACTCGCCTGCTGCCGAAGACGTGCTCTTCCGCGCGCTGGGCCTGGTCGGCACGCCTTATCGATGGGGCGGTAATACGCCAGACTCAGGCTTTGATTGCAGTGGCCTGATCGGTTTTGTTTTCCGCGATGCCGCCGGGATCTCCCTGCCGCGCACCACCCGCGAATTGATCGTGATGCGCGCCCAGGATGTCAGCGAACAGAACCTGCAGACCGGCGACTTGCTGTTCTTCGCCACGGGTGGTGGCTCGCAGGTCAGCCATGCCGGGATCTACGTGGGCGAGGGTCGCTTCGTACATGCACCGCAAACCGGCGGAACGGTGAAGCTGGATACCTTATCCAAGGCGTATTGGCAGAATGCTTACTTGAGTGCCAAACGCGTATTGCCAGGCAACTTGGCGCGTAATCCCTGA
- a CDS encoding cobyrinate a,c-diamide synthase has product MNQPRHCPAVLIAAPASGQGKTTVTAALARLHRNLGRKVRVFKCGPDFLDPMIHERASGAPVYQLDMWMVGEQESRRLLWEAAGEADLILIEGVMGLFDGTPSSADLARHFGVPVLGVIDGTAMAQTFGALALGLARYQPDLPFAGVLANRVGTLRHAQLLEGSLTEGLRWYGALSRETGIELPSRHLGLVQASELNDLDVRLDAAAQALGSSCEVALPPPVTFAAPEEIVAEPLLDGVRIAVARDEAFAFTYGASLDLLRAMGAELRFFSPIHDRELPDADSLYLPGGYPELHHKALSENTPMLNAIRAHHAAGKPLLAECGGMLYLLDSLTDVEGTRAELVGLLQGDAVMQKKLAALALQNVELPEGVLRGHTYHHSLTSTEWQPIARGVSPNGGRGAEAVYRQGRMTASYVHFYFPSNPAAVAALFAP; this is encoded by the coding sequence TTGAATCAGCCCCGCCACTGCCCGGCCGTATTGATCGCCGCACCGGCATCCGGCCAAGGCAAAACCACCGTCACCGCAGCCCTTGCCCGCTTGCACCGCAACCTGGGGCGCAAGGTGCGCGTGTTCAAATGCGGGCCGGACTTCCTCGACCCGATGATCCACGAGCGCGCCAGCGGTGCGCCGGTGTATCAGTTGGACATGTGGATGGTGGGCGAGCAGGAAAGTCGCCGCCTGTTGTGGGAAGCGGCAGGGGAGGCCGACCTGATCCTGATCGAAGGGGTGATGGGGTTGTTCGACGGCACACCTTCCAGCGCTGACCTGGCGCGCCACTTCGGCGTGCCGGTACTGGGTGTGATCGACGGCACCGCCATGGCGCAGACGTTTGGTGCGCTGGCCCTCGGCCTGGCCCGTTATCAGCCGGACTTGCCGTTCGCCGGGGTGCTGGCCAACCGCGTTGGTACCCTGCGTCATGCGCAACTGTTGGAAGGCAGTCTCACTGAAGGCCTGCGTTGGTACGGTGCGTTGTCCCGCGAGACCGGGATCGAATTGCCAAGCCGTCATTTGGGCCTGGTACAAGCCAGCGAACTGAATGACCTTGACGTGCGCCTGGACGCCGCCGCCCAAGCCTTGGGCAGCAGCTGCGAAGTCGCGCTGCCGCCGCCGGTAACCTTTGCTGCGCCGGAAGAAATCGTCGCCGAGCCGCTTCTCGACGGCGTGCGCATTGCTGTGGCTCGTGACGAAGCCTTTGCCTTCACCTACGGTGCGAGCCTCGACCTGTTGCGGGCGATGGGCGCTGAGTTGCGCTTCTTCTCGCCGATCCACGATCGCGAATTGCCTGACGCCGACAGCCTCTATCTGCCCGGTGGTTACCCGGAACTGCACCACAAGGCACTGTCGGAAAATACCCCGATGCTCAACGCCATCCGCGCTCACCACGCGGCCGGCAAGCCGTTGCTCGCCGAATGTGGCGGCATGCTTTATCTGCTGGATTCGCTTACCGATGTGGAGGGCACCCGTGCCGAACTGGTCGGCCTGTTGCAGGGCGATGCGGTGATGCAGAAAAAGCTGGCGGCGCTGGCACTGCAAAATGTTGAGTTGCCCGAAGGCGTGCTGCGGGGTCATACCTATCACCACTCGTTGACCAGTACCGAGTGGCAACCGATTGCTCGTGGCGTGAGCCCCAACGGTGGGCGCGGGGCAGAGGCGGTGTATCGGCAGGGGCGGATGACGGCTTCCTACGTGCACTTTTACTTTCCGTCCAATCCTGCGGCGGTGGCTGCACTGTTTGCGCCATGA
- the bluB gene encoding 5,6-dimethylbenzimidazole synthase, whose amino-acid sequence MTDNAFPQADRDAVYRAIAERRDMRHFSGGTVAPELLHRLLQAAHQAPSVGLMQPWRFIRISDRQLRGQIQHLVEEERVRTAEALGERSDEFMKLKVEGIHDCAEVLVAALMDDRERHIFGRRTLPEMDMASLSCAIQNLWLAARVEGLGMGWVSLFEPQALADLLGLPPGAKPLAVLCLGPVTEFYPAPMLQLEGWTEPRPLSDMLYENTWGVSQ is encoded by the coding sequence ATGACTGACAACGCCTTCCCCCAAGCCGACCGTGACGCCGTCTACCGCGCCATCGCCGAACGCCGCGACATGCGCCACTTCAGCGGCGGCACGGTTGCCCCTGAGTTGCTGCATCGCCTACTTCAGGCCGCCCACCAGGCGCCCAGTGTCGGCCTGATGCAGCCATGGCGTTTTATCCGTATCAGCGACCGCCAATTGCGTGGCCAGATCCAGCATCTGGTGGAAGAAGAGCGCGTACGGACCGCTGAAGCCCTGGGCGAACGCTCCGACGAGTTCATGAAACTCAAGGTCGAAGGTATCCACGACTGCGCCGAAGTGCTGGTGGCCGCGCTGATGGATGATCGCGAGCGCCACATCTTTGGTCGCCGTACGTTGCCGGAAATGGACATGGCCTCACTGTCCTGTGCCATCCAGAATCTGTGGCTGGCGGCCCGAGTCGAAGGCCTTGGCATGGGTTGGGTCTCGCTGTTCGAGCCCCAGGCCCTTGCCGATCTACTGGGCCTGCCGCCTGGTGCCAAACCCCTGGCCGTGCTGTGCCTGGGGCCGGTGACCGAGTTCTACCCGGCACCGATGTTGCAGCTCGAAGGCTGGACCGAGCCTCGGCCGCTGAGTGACATGTTGTATGAGAATACGTGGGGAGTGAGTCAATGA
- a CDS encoding cobalamin biosynthesis protein, whose amino-acid sequence MSVALLCVAAVALDALLGEPRRWHPLVAFGNFAGRIEQRFNTGGRGWRSHGVTAWFIAVVPLTLLATALSWAPYIGWILEILALYCALGMRSLGEHVIPVAQALRSDDLDEARKRVSYLVSRQTNELDRTEVARAATESVLENGSDAVFAALFWFVVAGVPGVVLYRLSNTLDAMWGYRNERFERFGWAAAKIDDVLNYIPARLVALTYALLGKTRLALKCWRTQGPTWDSPNAGPVMAAGAGALGVELGGPAIYHGEVHQRPQLGEGPAADADAIDRGWQLVQRGVWLWLLILCAGAQFYA is encoded by the coding sequence ATGAGTGTGGCCTTGCTGTGTGTCGCGGCAGTGGCGCTGGATGCGCTGCTGGGCGAGCCCAGGCGCTGGCATCCGCTGGTGGCGTTCGGCAATTTCGCCGGGCGCATCGAGCAACGTTTCAACACCGGTGGCCGGGGCTGGCGCAGCCATGGCGTGACCGCTTGGTTTATCGCGGTGGTGCCGCTGACCTTGCTGGCCACCGCGTTGTCGTGGGCGCCGTATATCGGCTGGATACTGGAGATTCTTGCGCTGTATTGCGCCCTCGGGATGCGCAGCCTTGGCGAACATGTGATCCCGGTGGCCCAGGCGCTGCGCAGTGATGACCTGGACGAAGCCCGCAAGCGCGTGAGCTACCTGGTGAGTCGCCAGACCAATGAGCTGGACCGCACCGAAGTCGCCCGCGCCGCCACCGAGTCGGTGCTGGAAAACGGCAGCGATGCGGTATTTGCCGCGTTGTTCTGGTTTGTCGTCGCCGGGGTGCCGGGTGTGGTGCTTTATCGCCTGAGCAATACCCTCGACGCCATGTGGGGCTATCGCAACGAACGCTTCGAGCGTTTCGGCTGGGCCGCGGCCAAAATCGACGACGTATTGAACTACATTCCTGCACGACTAGTGGCGTTGACCTACGCCTTGCTCGGCAAAACCCGACTGGCTCTTAAATGCTGGCGCACCCAAGGCCCAACATGGGACAGCCCGAACGCTGGTCCGGTAATGGCTGCGGGCGCTGGCGCGCTGGGCGTCGAGTTGGGTGGCCCGGCGATCTACCACGGCGAAGTGCATCAGCGCCCGCAACTGGGTGAAGGCCCGGCGGCGGATGCAGACGCCATCGACCGGGGCTGGCAACTGGTGCAACGCGGCGTATGGTTGTGGCTGCTGATCCTGTGCGCGGGGGCGCAATTCTATGCTTGA
- a CDS encoding threonine-phosphate decarboxylase, translating into MLEHGGRLRKAAIQYGIAEADWLDLSSGLAPWPFPIPEIPLRAWARLPETDDGLEQAASEYYGAAHLLPVAGSQAAIQLLPRLRRAGKVGVLSPCYAEHAEAWRRAGYVVREVQEQEVDFFLDSFDVLVVVNPNNPTGLSLTPQRLLDWHTRLAQRGGWLVVDEAFMDVTPQLSLASEAHQVGLIVLRSFGKFFGLAGVRLGFVLAERKLLKLLAEQVGPWAVSGPTRVVGKVCLRDFAGHARQRARCIEAGQRLFASIERHGFQPQGGCALFQWLITPHAERMHEFMAQRGILLRLFAHDSSLRFGLPDTEADWLRLDNALAAYKDAT; encoded by the coding sequence ATGCTTGAACACGGTGGTCGACTGCGCAAGGCGGCGATTCAATACGGGATCGCCGAGGCCGACTGGCTGGACCTGTCCAGCGGTCTGGCGCCCTGGCCCTTCCCAATTCCCGAGATTCCACTACGGGCCTGGGCGCGCTTGCCGGAAACCGATGACGGCCTGGAGCAGGCCGCCAGCGAGTATTACGGCGCCGCGCACTTGCTGCCGGTAGCGGGTTCCCAGGCGGCGATCCAGTTGCTGCCGCGCCTGCGTCGTGCCGGCAAGGTCGGCGTGTTGTCGCCGTGTTACGCCGAACACGCCGAAGCCTGGCGCCGTGCCGGTTACGTGGTGCGCGAAGTGCAGGAGCAGGAAGTCGACTTCTTTCTCGACAGTTTCGACGTGCTGGTGGTGGTCAATCCCAATAACCCCACAGGCTTGAGCCTGACGCCGCAGCGTCTGTTGGACTGGCATACCCGCCTGGCCCAACGCGGCGGCTGGCTGGTGGTGGACGAAGCCTTCATGGACGTGACGCCACAGTTGAGCCTGGCGAGTGAGGCCCATCAGGTTGGCCTGATTGTGCTGCGTTCATTCGGCAAGTTTTTCGGTTTGGCCGGTGTACGGCTGGGCTTTGTGTTGGCAGAACGCAAGCTGCTCAAGTTGCTGGCCGAACAGGTCGGACCGTGGGCCGTCAGCGGGCCGACCCGCGTAGTGGGCAAAGTGTGTCTGCGTGATTTCGCCGGGCATGCGCGGCAACGCGCGCGGTGCATCGAGGCCGGCCAGCGTTTGTTTGCGTCTATAGAGCGTCATGGCTTTCAACCCCAGGGCGGTTGCGCGTTGTTCCAATGGCTGATCACCCCGCACGCCGAACGCATGCATGAGTTCATGGCGCAGCGCGGGATTCTGCTGCGTTTGTTCGCCCACGACAGCAGCCTGCGTTTTGGCCTGCCCGACACCGAGGCCGATTGGTTGCGACTCGACAACGCCCTGGCCGCCTATAAGGACGCCACATGA
- a CDS encoding cobyric acid synthase has translation MSTLMVQGTTSDAGKSTLVTALCRWLVRQGVAVAPFKPQNMALNSAVTAEGGEIGRAQAVQAQAANLAPHTDMNPVLLKPNSDTGSQVIIHGRAVTSMNAVAYHDYKAIAMQAVLASHTRLSQAYSVVMVEGAGSPAEINLRANDIANMGFAEAVDCPVLLIADINRGGVFAHLVGTLELLSPSEQARVKGFIINRFRGDIALLQPGLDWLQARTGKPVVGVLPYVMDLHLEAEDGIDRRQTDKAAQVLKVVVPVLPRISNHTDFDPLRLHPQVDLQFIGPGQSIPAADLIILPGSKSVRSDLAYLRANGWDTAVARHLRYGGKVLGICGGLQMLGEHVHDPLGLEGPAGSSDGLGLLAFSTTLEEEKQLRNVRGRLLLEDAEVSGYEIHAGVTSGLALEHAAVLLDDGRSDGAQSADGQILGTYLHGLFETPAACGALLRWAGLQDVQAVDYHALRERDIERLADLVQHHLDTDLLRDLCGI, from the coding sequence ATGAGTACGCTGATGGTGCAAGGCACCACCTCCGACGCCGGCAAGAGCACTCTGGTGACCGCGCTGTGCCGCTGGCTGGTGCGCCAGGGTGTGGCGGTGGCACCTTTCAAGCCGCAAAACATGGCCCTCAACAGTGCCGTGACGGCCGAGGGCGGTGAGATCGGCCGCGCCCAGGCGGTACAGGCCCAAGCCGCCAACCTGGCGCCGCATACCGATATGAACCCGGTGTTGCTCAAGCCCAACAGTGACACCGGCTCCCAGGTGATCATCCATGGCCGCGCCGTGACCAGCATGAACGCCGTGGCCTATCACGATTACAAAGCCATCGCGATGCAAGCCGTGCTGGCCTCCCATACGCGGTTGAGCCAAGCCTATTCAGTGGTGATGGTGGAAGGCGCGGGTTCCCCGGCAGAGATCAACCTGCGCGCCAATGACATCGCCAACATGGGGTTTGCCGAGGCGGTGGATTGCCCGGTGTTGTTGATTGCCGATATCAACCGTGGCGGCGTGTTCGCTCATTTGGTGGGCACCCTGGAGTTGCTTTCGCCCAGTGAGCAGGCGCGGGTCAAAGGTTTCATCATCAACCGCTTTCGTGGCGATATCGCGCTGCTGCAACCGGGGCTGGACTGGTTGCAAGCGCGCACCGGCAAACCGGTGGTGGGTGTGTTGCCCTACGTGATGGACCTGCACCTGGAGGCCGAAGACGGCATCGACCGACGCCAGACCGACAAGGCGGCCCAAGTGCTCAAGGTGGTGGTGCCGGTGTTGCCGCGTATCAGCAACCACACGGATTTCGACCCGCTGCGCCTGCACCCCCAAGTGGATTTGCAGTTTATCGGCCCTGGCCAATCGATTCCGGCTGCCGACCTGATCATCCTCCCCGGCTCGAAAAGCGTACGCAGCGACCTCGCGTACCTGCGCGCCAACGGCTGGGACACCGCCGTGGCGCGGCACCTGCGCTACGGCGGCAAGGTGCTGGGTATTTGTGGCGGCTTGCAGATGTTGGGTGAGCACGTCCATGACCCGCTCGGCCTGGAAGGGCCTGCCGGCTCCAGCGATGGCCTGGGGCTGCTGGCGTTCAGCACCACGCTGGAAGAAGAAAAGCAGCTACGCAATGTGCGCGGGCGTTTGTTGTTGGAAGACGCCGAAGTCAGCGGGTATGAGATTCATGCGGGCGTGACGTCCGGTCTCGCGTTGGAACACGCGGCTGTGCTGTTGGATGATGGCCGAAGCGACGGCGCGCAGAGCGCAGACGGGCAGATCCTCGGCACGTACCTGCACGGCCTGTTTGAAACGCCGGCTGCCTGCGGTGCCCTGTTGCGTTGGGCGGGTTTGCAGGATGTGCAGGCAGTGGATTACCACGCGCTGCGAGAGCGGGATATCGAGCGCTTGGCGGACCTTGTGCAACACCATCTGGACACTGATCTGCTGCGCGACCTATGTGGGATTTGA
- a CDS encoding histidine phosphatase family protein, with product MTTLHLDLLRHGETELGGGLRGSLDDALTAKGWEQMRAAVVEQGPWDRLVSSPLQRCARFAEELGARLNLPVSVEKDLQELHFGAWEGQSAAALMETDAEALGLFWADPYSFTPPDGERVTDFSYRVLGAIARLHQTYAGERVLLISHGGVMRLLLARARGLPREQLLNVEVGHGGLFSLRVEAGGVLKEGV from the coding sequence ATGACCACCTTACACCTGGACCTATTGCGCCACGGCGAAACCGAACTGGGCGGCGGCCTGCGCGGCAGCCTGGACGACGCGCTCACCGCCAAGGGCTGGGAGCAGATGCGTGCCGCTGTGGTGGAACAGGGGCCTTGGGACCGTTTGGTCAGTTCGCCGTTGCAGCGTTGTGCGCGGTTTGCCGAGGAGTTGGGTGCACGGTTGAACCTACCGGTGAGTGTTGAAAAGGACCTGCAGGAACTGCACTTTGGCGCTTGGGAAGGGCAGAGTGCGGCAGCGCTGATGGAGACCGACGCCGAGGCGTTGGGGCTTTTCTGGGCTGACCCCTACAGCTTCACACCGCCGGACGGCGAGCGTGTCACGGACTTTTCCTATCGGGTTCTGGGCGCTATCGCACGCTTGCATCAGACCTATGCCGGCGAGCGCGTGCTGCTGATCAGCCATGGCGGCGTGATGCGTTTGCTATTGGCCCGCGCGCGCGGTTTGCCTCGCGAGCAATTGCTGAATGTCGAGGTCGGCCACGGCGGCTTGTTCAGCTTGCGGGTTGAGGCTGGCGGTGTGTTGAAGGAAGGAGTCTGA
- a CDS encoding MarR family transcriptional regulator: MLASQCLCTNLRRAARGVSRHYDGALDGFGINVAQYSLLCNLQRLDQPSISSLAEAMGLDRSTLGRNLRVLEGEGLVQLVEGDDLRNRLVLLTEAGEERLAAALPAWEAAQQKLIDQLGAEKRETLLALLDELA; the protein is encoded by the coding sequence ATGCTTGCCTCCCAATGTTTATGTACCAACCTGCGTCGCGCCGCTCGTGGCGTCAGCAGGCATTACGACGGCGCTCTCGACGGCTTCGGGATCAACGTTGCCCAGTATTCTTTGCTGTGCAACCTGCAGCGTCTGGATCAGCCGAGCATCTCCAGCCTGGCGGAAGCCATGGGGCTGGATCGCAGCACCTTGGGGCGCAACCTGCGGGTGCTGGAAGGCGAAGGCCTGGTGCAACTGGTGGAAGGCGACGACCTGCGCAACCGCCTGGTGCTGTTGACCGAAGCGGGTGAAGAGCGACTGGCCGCCGCGTTACCGGCCTGGGAAGCAGCGCAGCAGAAATTGATCGATCAACTCGGCGCAGAAAAACGCGAAACCTTGTTGGCCTTGCTGGACGAACTCGCCTGA